GCCGCATTCGAGAGCAACGCGGCATCCTTCGGATCACGCATATTGCCGCATTCCAGGAAGACCTTGGGAACGGTCGAGAGATTCAGCCCGCCGAGGTCCGAGCGGATGTCCAACCCGGTGCCGGAACCAATGTAGTTGGCCGGCGACGTGCCGGTGGCGCTCGCGAAGTGTGTGGCGATGCGCTCGCCGAGGGTACGCGACGGCCCCACGATCTTCGAGGTGTCCGCGGCCCCCGACTGGACGAGGGCGGGCAGGATCACGTGGAAACCCCGGTGTCCCGCGGCCGAACCGTCCGCGTGCACCGACACCACGGCGTCGGCCTTCGCGGCGTTGCCGAGGCGGGCGCGCTCGTCGATGCACGGCCCGAAGGGCCGGTCGGCGTCGTGGGTGAGGACGACCGTCGCACCCTGCGCCTTGAGGAGATCCCGCAGACGGTGTGAAACATCCAGGGTGAATGCGGCTTCCGTGTAGTTGTCCGCGGTGGAGGTACCCGTGGTGTCGCATTCCTTGGGATGGGTCCCGATATCGACCTTCTTGTTGATATCGGCGGTGTGTTGGAAATTACCCGGATTGTGCCCCGGGTCGACGACGACGGTCCGGCCGGCGAGAGGCAGCGCGGCGCGGGCGGCGCCGGGCGCCGGCGCGGACGCGGCCGGGTTCACCCCGCTCTTCGCGTCGGGACCCTTCGCTGTGGGGCTCTTCGTCGTGGGGCTCTTCGCGGCGGCCCGGGGTGCGGCGCCGGAGCCGCTGCCGCACCCGGCGAGCGCGGCGCAGGCGGCGGCGGACAGCGTGACGGCGAGGATCTTCCGGTGGTGGGGCACCCCGCGACTCTACGGCGCGGGGCCGTCAGTTGTTCGAGCCCCGCCGCGACAGACCGGACATTCGGCCGCGCGGCAGGCGGCGGGCGACGGGCCCGGATCCGCTCAGATCCCCGCGCCCACGCGGCGCAGCACGCGGAGCGAGTCGGTGACCGAGATCTCCTCGAACGCCCCCGACTCGATGGCCCGGCAGTAGATCCGGTACGGGGCCTGGCCGCCGTCCTCCGGGTTCGGGAACACGTCGTGCACGACCAGCAGACCTCCCTCGGCGACCTTGGGGGCCCAGCCCTCGTAGTCGTTCGTGGCGTGCTCGTCGGTGTGCCCGCCGTCGATGAACACGAAGCCGAGTTCGCCCGCCCACACCTTCGCCACCTGCGGCGAGCGGCCGACGACGGCGATCACGTGGTCCTCCAGACCCGCCTTGCGCAGCGTGCGGCGGAACGTCGGCAGCGTGTCCATCAGTCCGACCTCCGGGTCCACGACCGTCGGGTCGTGGTACTCCCACCCCGGCTGCTGCTCCTCGCTGCCCCGGTGGTGGTCCACCGTCACCGCCATCACCCCGGCCTCCCGCGCCACGTCCGCCAGCAGGATCGTCGACCGGCCGCAGTACGTCCCGACCTCGAGGAGCGGAAGCCCGAGCTTCGCCGCCTCGGCGGCGGCCTCGTACAGCGCCAGCCCCTCCTTGACGGGCATGAAGCCCTTGGCCGACTCGAAGGCGGAAAGGATCTCGGGGGCGGGCATGGGATCTCCTACTGACGGGTACGCGGGTCCGGGCGCCCATCGTGCCCTACGCGTCGCACTCGAACCACACCCTCTTCCCGTCCCCCGCCTCCTCCACCCCCCACCGGTCCGTCACCGCCTCCACCAGCAGCAACCCCCGCCCGCCCTCGTCCAGCGGATCCCCGCCCTTCGCGGCGACCGAGCCGGGCACCCCGTCAGCGACCTCGACCCGCAGCCCGTACGGCTCGCGCAGCACGATCACCGCGCACCGCCGGTCCGGCACGTGCCGCACGACGTTCGCGACGAGCTCGGTGAGCGCGAGCTCGGCGGCGTCGACGAGGTGGGGCAGCCGCCAGTGGACGAGAAAGCTGCGCAGGATGCGGCGCATGTGGCGGGCGGAGTGCTCACCGACGGTGAACCCCATGCGGTAGGTCGCCTCAGTTACGTGATTCATGCCATCAGAGTGCGGTCGGTTGGTTACGCTCGGCTACGGACCGAACCCAACGCCTGCGGGCGTTCGTTTGGGGGTGACCCGCGCGGTGAGCAACATCCGTGACCTGGATCCCAGCGCGTCTCCGCTGGACTACTACGGCTCCGAGTTGAGACGGCTGAGAGAGGAGGCGAACCTCAAGCAGCCGGATCTGGGGCGGCTCGTCTACTGCACGGGTTCTCTGATCGGCCAGATCGAGACGGCGAAGAAGGTCCCGACGCGGGAGTTCTCGGAACGGGTCGACGCGGCGCTGCTGACGGGCGGGGTGTTCAGTCGCTTGGTGGGGCTGGTGCTGCGGAGTCAGCTGCCGGCGTGGTTCCAGGCGTACGCGGAGCTGGAGGCGAAGGCGGCGTACATCTCGACCTACCAGTCGCAGCTGGTCTACGGCCTGTTGCAGACGGAGGCGTACGCGCGGTCGGTACTGGCAACGGGGTTGCCGAAGAGGTTGAGCGATCTCGTCGCGGCACGAATGGAGCGCCAGCGAATCCTGAAGAGGGACCGCCCACCCATGGTCTGGGTCGTGTTGGACGAGGCCGCGCTGCACAGGCCGATCGGCGGCCACGATGTGATGCGTAACCAACTGGAGCGCCTGTTGAGTTACTCGGACCAGCGCTGGGTCCGGGTGCAGGTTCTCCCGTACGAGGCAGGCGAGCACGCCAGCTTGATCGGATCGTTCAACCTGCTCCGGTTCGACGATGACCCTGACGTGGTCTACACGGAGGACGTCATCTCGGGGCACACGACGGCCAATCCTGAGACGGTGCGCGAAGCAACGCTTCGTTACGCTCACTTGCAGGCCTCCGCCCTTTCCGTGGAGGATTCGGCGGAACTGATCTTGCGCGTGATGGAGGAACGTTATGGGGAGCGGCCCGAAGAACGCGCGGTGGCGTAAGTCTTCGTTCAGTGGCAACACCGGCGGCGACTGCATCGAGGTCGCCGACCTCGCCCCCCACGTCGCCGTCCGCGACTCCAAGAACCCCGCCGGCCCCGTCCTCACCCTCGCCCCCGCCGCCTTCGCGGCATTCGTCGAGGCCGCGGCGCAGGACCGGATCGGTCGGTGAGCGACTGGTACGTCCTGGTCGAGGGCGCGCGGTACGACGACTGGGTACTCCTGCGGACCGTCCACGTCGACGGCGACCGCGCGCAGGCCGTCGCGCGCGCCACCGAGCTGACGCGGGCCTGCCGGGACGACGGCAAGGAGTGGCCGGTGGACACCATCCCGCAGGTCGGGCGGCGGGTCTTCCGTACCTCCGAGGCGAGTTGGCTCGTGGAGATCCTGCGTTCGCACTGGCACGACGAGAAGAAGGAGCCGTACACCAGCTCGCGCCTGGTCCGCTTCTCCGTCGCGCAGTTGGAGCACGCCGAGGAGCTCGTCCCCGCCGAACCGCCCGTCAAGAGCCGCCTGCGCCGGGCCCTCGGGCGGGACTAGTAGGACTTGGTCAGGTTGGGGCTGGTGTGGGTATGCCGCGGTGGCAGGTGGGGCATACGCCGGTCCATGTCGCGAGGAGGGTCTGTAGCTCGCGGACGATGCGGTAGAGGCTCAGGCCGGCGTGGTGTCTCGATGCTCGATCACCCGATCTCAGCCGACGCTCTCGCGGAGATGGAGCGATGCGATCGCCCCCTGACCGTCGATGATCTCGTCGCGATCGCCTACGTGCTCAACACGACCCCCGCGGTGCTGCTGTCGCACATCCCTATCGACATGCCGGAACCCGAGGGGCCTTTTGCCACGGGGCTCCCGAGTGACGTCGACCCAACCGAGCTCCGTGCCTGGATCGAGGGGAAGACCACGCTCGACCGCGAGTCGCGGGTGCGCTGGTGGGAAGAGTGGGCTGGCCGCCTCAGGGTCCGGTCAGCACACCACGAGGAACAGCTGCAGGGAGTGTACGCAGAGCTGCGTGAACTCGGCGACCTGGCAGTCCAAGAAGCAGATGCCCCGCCCGTGCAGCGTCTGCAGTGGCGCATCCAGGACGGCGAGCACGCGCTCAACCAGTCCGAAGTCGCACTGGCGTTGACTGAGCATCGACTCGGCAACCTCCGAGAAGACGCCTGACAGACTGAGTCCTGGCCAGTCAAAGTCACCTATTCATAGGCGACTTTGACTGGCTTTCTGTCGTCAGGTGGTACATCCGGTACATCAATCTGCGATAGTGATAGTGGGCTTGTGAATGCCTTCGCAAGTGCTGATGTACGAGAAGAAGGCTCGGAAGCCGGTCAGGTGGTCCTCAAGGGGGCCAGCTTCGGCTCCCGGGCGTGGTCGGGAGGCGGGTCTCGGGGATGCAGTGTGGAACTGTGGAGCCGAGACGCTGGTCCCTGTGAAGATGGCACCGCCTGGACACGCAGGACTGAACAAGATGAAGCGGGGGCGGTTATGACTGAGGATCAGCCTCAGTTACCCGAGCAGCCGACACAGGGCCATGCAACAGCGTCACAGGCCGTGCCGCCGCGACCGCAGGTTCCGCCCGTTGTCACGGCCGAGCAGCGGGCCGCGCGCTGTTCATGCCGGTCACCTCGGCCATAGGCTTCTCGGTCAACTACTTCAGCGACGAGGTCGGCTTCCTGCTCTGCGTCATGCTCGTGGCCATCGCCGCGTTCATCCTGACGATCCTCCTCAACGTGAAGTGGTCCCGCATAACCGCCTGAGTCGTGGCACCGTCGCAGGCTTGATCGACGTGATCGACGGCTTCGGGACCTTGGGCTCCGCCAGCGGCACCCGTTACGCCTCCGTCGGAGCAGGCGTGGTGCTCCTGGCGCTGCTGTCGGTCGTGATGCTGGCTGCTGCCGTCCTCATCCGGTTGCCGTCGCGTCAGGCGTCTGCGATCCCGCAGATGCCACCGACCCAGCCTCCGTAGAGCTGACCCCGACCGACCATCCAGAACGAACGAAGGAAGAACGCCATGAAGACCACCAGGACTGCGCATGCGACGCGGACCAGGATCGCCGTGTCCGCCGTGGCCCTGGCCGGGGGCGCGCTCATGCTCACCGCCTGCGGCGGGAGCAGCGATGCTGCTTCCTCCCGGAGCCCCAGCAGCAGCCAGGCTTCCAGCTTCGACGGTGCCTACATCTCCATCACCGACGGGGAGCGCGGCGGCATCGCAGCCGTCGAAGGCCACAAGATCACGTACATCAACGTCACCGCTGGCGACCAGCAGTGCCAGCTGACAACGAAGGCCCTCGACGACATCAAGCACGGTTCCATCGTCAAGGACGGCAAGACCGACACGGGTCAGTACCAGGTTCTCTCGACCGGCACGATCAACGACAGCCGGACCAGTGTGCTCTGGGACGACGTCAACGGCTCCGACCAGACAGGCACTGACTTGGGATCCGGCTCGATCTCGATGTCGAACAGCATGATCACGCTCGGGTATACCTTCGCCTATTCGATCGACCAGGTCCAGCTCATCCCCGCCGACAGCGACCAGGCGAAGGCCTTGATGGCCAAGGACTGCAACCAGCACAGCTGATTGCCGCACCACCTAGGCAGCACAGAACCCCGTGGACATCATGTCCACGGGGTTCTGTCTTTTCTCTGACACCTACTCCTGGAGCTGCTGCGCCCGGTACTCCTCAATCGTCTCCGGTGGCCGGCCGTACTTGGGCGCGTGCTGCTCGACGAAATCCAGCTCAGCCCACGCTGCCGGCTGCCGGATCCTCGACCGGGCCGCCACGACGAACACCGTGGGACTGATGGCGATGTTGAGCAGACACCACCCGGCCAGCAACGCCGTCAGCACCACAGGCAGACTGTCCTTGATCGCCAGGGTGGCCAGAACGACCAAGCCTGCGCTGCTGGCCAAGAGGCTGGCCACGTACCCCTCGAACGTGCCGGCCAGACGCGCCAGGGTCCTCGGCTCGTTGCGATGCTGCACGGAGCGCACCATCTCGCCGACGAACACCACGGTGGTCACAGCCGCCACAGTGGTCAGTGCCAGTTCACGGATTCCGGTAATCCACCATCGCGCCGAGCGCCACCAGCCACGCGGGAACTCGCCGCGAAGCCTAGTAGGGCTTGGTCAGGTTGGGGCTGGTGTGGGTATGCCGCGGTGGCAGGTGGGGCATACGCCGGTCCATGTCGCGAGGAGGGTGTGTAGCTCGCGGACGATGCGGTAGAGGCTCAGGCCGGCGTGGTGACAGGGAGCCCGTGGCGTGACATCCCTGAACGCTACGGCTTCTGGTCGACCCAAGATCAAAGAGTG
This sequence is a window from Streptomyces sp. HUAS YS2. Protein-coding genes within it:
- a CDS encoding N-acetylmuramoyl-L-alanine amidase, whose protein sequence is MPHHRKILAVTLSAAACAALAGCGSGSGAAPRAAAKSPTTKSPTAKGPDAKSGVNPAASAPAPGAARAALPLAGRTVVVDPGHNPGNFQHTADINKKVDIGTHPKECDTTGTSTADNYTEAAFTLDVSHRLRDLLKAQGATVVLTHDADRPFGPCIDERARLGNAAKADAVVSVHADGSAAGHRGFHVILPALVQSGAADTSKIVGPSRTLGERIATHFASATGTSPANYIGSGTGLDIRSDLGGLNLSTVPKVFLECGNMRDPKDAALLSNAAWRQKAARGIADGIGTYLKG
- a CDS encoding class I SAM-dependent methyltransferase, whose translation is MPAPEILSAFESAKGFMPVKEGLALYEAAAEAAKLGLPLLEVGTYCGRSTILLADVAREAGVMAVTVDHHRGSEEQQPGWEYHDPTVVDPEVGLMDTLPTFRRTLRKAGLEDHVIAVVGRSPQVAKVWAGELGFVFIDGGHTDEHATNDYEGWAPKVAEGGLLVVHDVFPNPEDGGQAPYRIYCRAIESGAFEEISVTDSLRVLRRVGAGI
- a CDS encoding DNA-binding protein; the encoded protein is MLDHPISADALAEMERCDRPLTVDDLVAIAYVLNTTPAVLLSHIPIDMPEPEGPFATGLPSDVDPTELRAWIEGKTTLDRESRVRWWEEWAGRLRVRSAHHEEQLQGVYAELRELGDLAVQEADAPPVQRLQWRIQDGEHALNQSEVALALTEHRLGNLREDA
- a CDS encoding DUF397 domain-containing protein, whose protein sequence is MGSGPKNARWRKSSFSGNTGGDCIEVADLAPHVAVRDSKNPAGPVLTLAPAAFAAFVEAAAQDRIGR
- a CDS encoding ATP-binding protein; this encodes MNHVTEATYRMGFTVGEHSARHMRRILRSFLVHWRLPHLVDAAELALTELVANVVRHVPDRRCAVIVLREPYGLRVEVADGVPGSVAAKGGDPLDEGGRGLLLVEAVTDRWGVEEAGDGKRVWFECDA
- a CDS encoding helix-turn-helix transcriptional regulator — encoded protein: MSNIRDLDPSASPLDYYGSELRRLREEANLKQPDLGRLVYCTGSLIGQIETAKKVPTREFSERVDAALLTGGVFSRLVGLVLRSQLPAWFQAYAELEAKAAYISTYQSQLVYGLLQTEAYARSVLATGLPKRLSDLVAARMERQRILKRDRPPMVWVVLDEAALHRPIGGHDVMRNQLERLLSYSDQRWVRVQVLPYEAGEHASLIGSFNLLRFDDDPDVVYTEDVISGHTTANPETVREATLRYAHLQASALSVEDSAELILRVMEERYGERPEERAVA